Part of the Halopseudomonas maritima genome, ACGCCCACCTGCTCAACTTTGATTCGGTACACGGCCGCTGGCAGCACGAGGCCGCCAGCAACGCCGATCAGCTGCTGATCGACGGCAAGGCGATCACGGTTACGGCCAATCGCGCACTGGCCGATACCGACTGGAGCGACTGCGATCTGGTCATCGAAGCCAGCGGCAAGATGAAAACCCTGGCCAGCCTGCAGCCGTATCTGGATCAGGGCGTCAAACGCGTGGTGGCCAGCGCACCGATCAAGGAGCCGGGCGCACTGAATGTGGTTATGGGCGTCAACCAGGATCGCTTTGACCCGCAGCAGCACCGCATCGTTACCGCCGCCTCCTGCACCACCAACTGCCTGGCGCCAGTGGTCAAGGTGATTCAGGAGGCACTGGGCATTCGCCACGGCTCCATCACCACCATCCACGACCTGACCAACACCCAGAGTATCCTCGACCAGCCGCACAAGGACCTGCGCCGTGCCCGCGCCAGCGGCATGAGCCTTATCCCCACCACCACCGGCTCGGCCACCGCGATTGCCGAGATCTTCCCCGAGCTGCGCGGTCGCCTGAACGGCCACGCGGTGCGGGTGCCGCTGGCCAATGCCTC contains:
- a CDS encoding ArsJ-associated glyceraldehyde-3-phosphate dehydrogenase — encoded protein: MSIKVGINGFGRIGRLALRAAWDWPELEFVRINDPAGDAATHAHLLNFDSVHGRWQHEAASNADQLLIDGKAITVTANRALADTDWSDCDLVIEASGKMKTLASLQPYLDQGVKRVVASAPIKEPGALNVVMGVNQDRFDPQQHRIVTAASCTTNCLAPVVKVIQEALGIRHGSITTIHDLTNTQSILDQPHKDLRRARASGMSLIPTTTGSATAIAEIFPELRGRLNGHAVRVPLANASLTDCVFEVERPTSVDEVNALLKQAADGPLRGILGYEERPLVSIDYRTDPRSSIIDALSTMVINQTQVKLYAWYDNEWGYANRAVELARLVGQHA